A region of Vigna radiata var. radiata cultivar VC1973A chromosome 6, Vradiata_ver6, whole genome shotgun sequence DNA encodes the following proteins:
- the LOC106763628 gene encoding protein DETOXIFICATION 48-like, with protein MGVSGVAIAMVWTNINLFLFLSSFVYFSSVYEDSWVPPNSDCLCGWSSLLALAVPTCISVCLDWWWYELMIILCALLLNPEATIASMGYTQFTTTPTTFQMHQSMHKRLHASGNESMRGRNECSCGEPNNAPTNLYTLITCSTNDCNRIQHRVEPNTTHSSNPIIAGTEYNTHRTEYNAMCNFL; from the coding sequence ATGGGAGTCTCCGGCGTTGCCATAGCCATGGTATGGACCAACATCAACCTATTCCTCTTCCTCTCCTCCTTCGTCTACTTCTCCAGTGTCTACGAAGACTCATGGGTCCCACCCAACTCTGACTGCCTCTGTGGCTGGTCCTCCTTACTTGCACTTGCGGTTCCCACCTGCATCTCTGTCTGTCTCGATTGGTGGTGGTACGAACTCATGATAATCCTTTGCGCGCTTCTCCTCAACCCCGAAGCCACCATTGCTTCCATGGGATATACACAGTTCACAACAACGCCAACAACCTTCCAAATGCATCAATCCATGCACAAACGTTTACATGCTTCTGGAAACGAATCAATGCGAGGGAGGAACGAATGTAGCTGTGGGGAACCAAATAACGCACCCACGAACCTTTACACGCTCATAACATGCTCAACCAATGACTGCAACCGGATACAACATAGAGTAGAACCGAATACGACGCATTCTTCAAATCCCATAATCGCTGGAACCGAATACAACACGCACAGAACCGAATACAACGCTATGTGCAATTTCTTGTAA
- the LOC106765031 gene encoding protein VACUOLELESS1 isoform X2, protein MANVSVAAEWQLLYNRYYRKPELYPMPWKHVDLARTKVAVAPFGGPVAVIRDDSKIVQLHAESALRKLRLFSSSGRPLADAVWRHSGGRLIGMSWTDDQTLLCVVQDGTVYRYDVHANLLEPNLSLGKECFEDNVADCAFWGNGLVCITEANQLFCIADFKNPRAVKLADPLIDEMPHCMAVIEPQYTVSGNVEVLLGVDDAVVLAVEEDGVQRLGEGVLRGPLQKMVVSRDGKWLASFTHDGRLLVTTSDLTGVIIERECESALPPEQIAWCGMDAVLLYWDDMLLMMGPDGEPVHYLYDEPIILIPECDGVRILSNTSMEFLQRVPDSTVSIFTIGSTSPAALLYDALDHFDRRSAKADENLRLIRSSLPEAVEACVDAAGHEFDISRQQTLLRAASYGQAFCSNFQRDRIQEMCKILRVLNAVRSPEIGIPLSIQQYKLLTPSVLIGRLINAHQHLLALKISEYLGMNQEVVIMHWACSKITASLAIPDAALLEILLDKLKLCKGISYAAVAAHADKSGRRKLAALLVEHEPRSSKQVPLLLSIGEEDIALMKGTECGDTDLVYLVLFHIWQKRQPLEFFGTIQARPLARDLFVTYARFYKHEFLKDFFLSTGQLQDVAFLLWKESWELGKNPMASKGSPLHGPRIKLIEKAQSLFAETKEHIFESKAAEEHAKLLRIQHELEVTTKQAIFVDSSINDTIRTCIVLGNHRAAMKVKTEFKVSEKRWYWLKVFALATIKDWVALEKFSKEKKPPIGFRPFVEACIEADEKAEAIKYIPKLADPRERAESYARIGMAKEAADAASQAKDGELLGRLKLTFAQNAAASSIFDTLRDRLSFQGA, encoded by the exons ATGGCCAATGTCTCCGTCGCTGCGGAGTGGCAGCTCCTCTACAACCGCTACTACCGCAAGCCCGAGCTCTACCCTATGCCGTGGAAGCACGTCGACCTCGCCCGCACCAAGGTCGCCGTTGCACCCTTCGGCGGCCCGGTCGCTGTCATCCGCGACGACTCCAAGATCGTCCAGCTACACGCTGAGTCCGCCCTCCGCAAGCTTCGCCTCTTCTCTTCCTCCGGCCGCCCCCTCGCCGACGCCGTCTGGCGCCACTCTGGCGGCCGCCTCATTGGAATGTCCTGGACCGACGACCAGACGCTCCTCTGCGTTGTCCAGGACGGCACTGTCTATCGCTATGACGTCCACGCAAACTTGCTCGAACCTAACCTCTCTCTAGGAAAAGAGTGCTTCGAGGACAACGTTGCGGATTGCGCGTTTTGGGGTAACGGCTTGGTTTGCATCACCGAGGCGAACCAACTTTTCTGCATCGCGGATTTCAAGAACCCAAGGGCGGTGAAGCTCGCGGATCCCCTGATCGATGAGATGCCTCATTGTATGGCGGTGATCGAGCCGCAGTATACGGTTTCGGGCAATGTTGAAGTTTTGCTAGGCGTGGATGACGCTGTGGTGCTTGCTGTGGAGGAGGATGGCGTCCAGAGGCTCGGGGAGGGAGTTCTGCGTGGACCGCTGCAGAAGATGGTGGTTTCACGCGACGGCAAGTGGCTCGCGTCATTTACGCATGACGGGAGGCTTTTGGTGACTACTTCGGACTTGACTGGCGTTATCATTGAGAGGGAGTGCGAG TCAGCCCTTCCTCCAGAACAGATTGCTTGGTGTGGAATGGATGCTGTGCTGTTGTACTGGGATGATATGCTTTTAATGATGGGTCCTGATGGAGAGCCAGTTCACTACCTTTATGATGAACCAATAATTCTTATACCCGAGTGTGATGGAGTGAGGATATTGTCCAACACTAGTATGGAATTTCTACAGCGTGTGCCTGATTCCACTGTTTCAATATTCACAATTGGAAGTACATCCCCTGCTGCTTTATTATATGATGCCCTGGATCATTTTGATAGGCGAAGTGCCAAG GCTGATGAAAATTTGAGATTGATAAGATCGTCTCTTCCTGAGGCAGTTGAAGCTTGTGTTGATGCTGCAGGTCATGAATTTGACATTTCACGCCAGCAAACTCTCTTAAGGGCAGCCAGTTATGGGCAGGCCTTTTGTAG CAATTTTCAACGTGATCGTATCCAAGAGATGTGTAAAATTCTGCGGGTCTTGAATGCAGTACGCAGCCCTGAGATTGGCATTCCTCTTAGTATTCAGCAATACAAG TTGCTTACACCATCTGTTCTGATCGGTCGCCTGATTAATGCTCACCAACATCTGCTTGCACTGAAAATATCAGAATATCTTGGAATGAATCAA GAGGTGGTGATAATGCACTGGGCATGCTCAAAGATAACTGCTTCATTGGCGATTCCTGATGCAGCTCTTTTGGAGATTCTGCTGGATAAG TTAAAACTGTGCAAAGGCATATCCTATGCAGCTGTTGCGGCTCATGCAGACAAAAGCGGCAGACGGAAGTTAGCTGCCTTACTTGTTGAACACGAGCCTCGATCATCAAAACAG GTTCCTCTCCTGTTAAGCATTGGTGAAGAAGATATAGCCTTGATGAAGGGGACTGAATGTGGGGATACAGATCTTGTTTATCTTGTACTTTTTCATATTTGGCAAAAG AGGCAGCCATTGGAGTTCTTTGGCACTATACAAGCCCGACCTTTAGCACGTGACTTATTTGTAACTTATGCACG GTTCTATAAACATGAATTTTTGAAGGACTTTTTCTTATCAACTGGGCAACTTCAA GATGTGGCATTTCTTTTGTGGAAAGAATCATGGGAACTTGGGAAAAATCCGATGGCAAGCAAAGGATCTCCACTTCATGGTCCTCGAATAAAACTTATTGAGAAGGCACAAAGTCTTTTTGCTGAAACCAAGGAGCATATCTTTGAATCTAAGGCAGCTGAGGAGCATGCAAAACTGTTAAG AATTCAGCATGAACTTGAAGTTACTACAAAGCAGGCCATTTTTGTGGATTCTAGTATAAATGATACAATCCGTACTTGTATTGTCTTGGGAAATCATCGAGCTGCAATGAAAGTTAAAACAGAATTTAAG GTGTCTGAGAAGAGGTGGTATTGGCTTAAAGTTTTTGCTTTGGCTACAATCAAGGATTGGGTTGCCCTAGAAAAATTTTCAAAGGAGAAGAAACCTCCAATTG GTTTTAGGCCATTTGTGGAGGCATGCATTGAAGCAGACGAAAAGGCAGAAGCCATTAAATATATCCCAAAACTTGCAGACCCTCGAGAAAGAGCTGAG
- the LOC106765031 gene encoding protein VACUOLELESS1 isoform X1: MANVSVAAEWQLLYNRYYRKPELYPMPWKHVDLARTKVAVAPFGGPVAVIRDDSKIVQLHAESALRKLRLFSSSGRPLADAVWRHSGGRLIGMSWTDDQTLLCVVQDGTVYRYDVHANLLEPNLSLGKECFEDNVADCAFWGNGLVCITEANQLFCIADFKNPRAVKLADPLIDEMPHCMAVIEPQYTVSGNVEVLLGVDDAVVLAVEEDGVQRLGEGVLRGPLQKMVVSRDGKWLASFTHDGRLLVTTSDLTGVIIERECESALPPEQIAWCGMDAVLLYWDDMLLMMGPDGEPVHYLYDEPIILIPECDGVRILSNTSMEFLQRVPDSTVSIFTIGSTSPAALLYDALDHFDRRSAKADENLRLIRSSLPEAVEACVDAAGHEFDISRQQTLLRAASYGQAFCSNFQRDRIQEMCKILRVLNAVRSPEIGIPLSIQQYKLLTPSVLIGRLINAHQHLLALKISEYLGMNQEVVIMHWACSKITASLAIPDAALLEILLDKLKLCKGISYAAVAAHADKSGRRKLAALLVEHEPRSSKQVPLLLSIGEEDIALMKGTECGDTDLVYLVLFHIWQKRQPLEFFGTIQARPLARDLFVTYARGLPKDKVTFRFYKHEFLKDFFLSTGQLQDVAFLLWKESWELGKNPMASKGSPLHGPRIKLIEKAQSLFAETKEHIFESKAAEEHAKLLRIQHELEVTTKQAIFVDSSINDTIRTCIVLGNHRAAMKVKTEFKVSEKRWYWLKVFALATIKDWVALEKFSKEKKPPIGFRPFVEACIEADEKAEAIKYIPKLADPRERAESYARIGMAKEAADAASQAKDGELLGRLKLTFAQNAAASSIFDTLRDRLSFQGA, translated from the exons ATGGCCAATGTCTCCGTCGCTGCGGAGTGGCAGCTCCTCTACAACCGCTACTACCGCAAGCCCGAGCTCTACCCTATGCCGTGGAAGCACGTCGACCTCGCCCGCACCAAGGTCGCCGTTGCACCCTTCGGCGGCCCGGTCGCTGTCATCCGCGACGACTCCAAGATCGTCCAGCTACACGCTGAGTCCGCCCTCCGCAAGCTTCGCCTCTTCTCTTCCTCCGGCCGCCCCCTCGCCGACGCCGTCTGGCGCCACTCTGGCGGCCGCCTCATTGGAATGTCCTGGACCGACGACCAGACGCTCCTCTGCGTTGTCCAGGACGGCACTGTCTATCGCTATGACGTCCACGCAAACTTGCTCGAACCTAACCTCTCTCTAGGAAAAGAGTGCTTCGAGGACAACGTTGCGGATTGCGCGTTTTGGGGTAACGGCTTGGTTTGCATCACCGAGGCGAACCAACTTTTCTGCATCGCGGATTTCAAGAACCCAAGGGCGGTGAAGCTCGCGGATCCCCTGATCGATGAGATGCCTCATTGTATGGCGGTGATCGAGCCGCAGTATACGGTTTCGGGCAATGTTGAAGTTTTGCTAGGCGTGGATGACGCTGTGGTGCTTGCTGTGGAGGAGGATGGCGTCCAGAGGCTCGGGGAGGGAGTTCTGCGTGGACCGCTGCAGAAGATGGTGGTTTCACGCGACGGCAAGTGGCTCGCGTCATTTACGCATGACGGGAGGCTTTTGGTGACTACTTCGGACTTGACTGGCGTTATCATTGAGAGGGAGTGCGAG TCAGCCCTTCCTCCAGAACAGATTGCTTGGTGTGGAATGGATGCTGTGCTGTTGTACTGGGATGATATGCTTTTAATGATGGGTCCTGATGGAGAGCCAGTTCACTACCTTTATGATGAACCAATAATTCTTATACCCGAGTGTGATGGAGTGAGGATATTGTCCAACACTAGTATGGAATTTCTACAGCGTGTGCCTGATTCCACTGTTTCAATATTCACAATTGGAAGTACATCCCCTGCTGCTTTATTATATGATGCCCTGGATCATTTTGATAGGCGAAGTGCCAAG GCTGATGAAAATTTGAGATTGATAAGATCGTCTCTTCCTGAGGCAGTTGAAGCTTGTGTTGATGCTGCAGGTCATGAATTTGACATTTCACGCCAGCAAACTCTCTTAAGGGCAGCCAGTTATGGGCAGGCCTTTTGTAG CAATTTTCAACGTGATCGTATCCAAGAGATGTGTAAAATTCTGCGGGTCTTGAATGCAGTACGCAGCCCTGAGATTGGCATTCCTCTTAGTATTCAGCAATACAAG TTGCTTACACCATCTGTTCTGATCGGTCGCCTGATTAATGCTCACCAACATCTGCTTGCACTGAAAATATCAGAATATCTTGGAATGAATCAA GAGGTGGTGATAATGCACTGGGCATGCTCAAAGATAACTGCTTCATTGGCGATTCCTGATGCAGCTCTTTTGGAGATTCTGCTGGATAAG TTAAAACTGTGCAAAGGCATATCCTATGCAGCTGTTGCGGCTCATGCAGACAAAAGCGGCAGACGGAAGTTAGCTGCCTTACTTGTTGAACACGAGCCTCGATCATCAAAACAG GTTCCTCTCCTGTTAAGCATTGGTGAAGAAGATATAGCCTTGATGAAGGGGACTGAATGTGGGGATACAGATCTTGTTTATCTTGTACTTTTTCATATTTGGCAAAAG AGGCAGCCATTGGAGTTCTTTGGCACTATACAAGCCCGACCTTTAGCACGTGACTTATTTGTAACTTATGCACG GGGACTGCCAAAAGATAAAGTGACATTCAG GTTCTATAAACATGAATTTTTGAAGGACTTTTTCTTATCAACTGGGCAACTTCAA GATGTGGCATTTCTTTTGTGGAAAGAATCATGGGAACTTGGGAAAAATCCGATGGCAAGCAAAGGATCTCCACTTCATGGTCCTCGAATAAAACTTATTGAGAAGGCACAAAGTCTTTTTGCTGAAACCAAGGAGCATATCTTTGAATCTAAGGCAGCTGAGGAGCATGCAAAACTGTTAAG AATTCAGCATGAACTTGAAGTTACTACAAAGCAGGCCATTTTTGTGGATTCTAGTATAAATGATACAATCCGTACTTGTATTGTCTTGGGAAATCATCGAGCTGCAATGAAAGTTAAAACAGAATTTAAG GTGTCTGAGAAGAGGTGGTATTGGCTTAAAGTTTTTGCTTTGGCTACAATCAAGGATTGGGTTGCCCTAGAAAAATTTTCAAAGGAGAAGAAACCTCCAATTG GTTTTAGGCCATTTGTGGAGGCATGCATTGAAGCAGACGAAAAGGCAGAAGCCATTAAATATATCCCAAAACTTGCAGACCCTCGAGAAAGAGCTGAG